One window of the Gambusia affinis linkage group LG01, SWU_Gaff_1.0, whole genome shotgun sequence genome contains the following:
- the LOC122829382 gene encoding uncharacterized protein LOC122829382 isoform X2, with protein sequence MDVKLEELFKSVSEKQWRKFLSSDTKKQRAWLRKHLLVCATDLFSALVLNKVQWRSITLKVVKAIVGNRLSEALAKFLDIPEMVDSKAVKMLEKLVVKEVIKRIQPSTDTVNVKKGSFVKRSIHRLFYRIDQIDQQRPKISGLIKPIIKVTGKHGVFKKYRGGSSWFKKGIPELPTIVEVSQKEEMLAELSYFGYTIQGDTKEFAKMLTDSGKAHYYERSLLSNEFDFQEQLSHGGDQIFESSCEHNSFNSENDQACGQSQFTTAEKKSTQDLSSENQPSKAYVSQIIGLVLCQALESSDKICHSDVFQDIFKWTLEKVWDQVQGKEIQFRSRVRKKYIKRIFLRLCNAIFCTDKDALCLLVMKIPEFEETIVSCFEKYLLKRVSKVERCHDFLSDLYRKIKCWSRADLVESSNMESIVIDGEDFQINFLQGKSKAAITRSSTDIPEITACSRATGRSEKHPEETPGAENEIKMALQTLVKVLEIWNDVQDKDVKLSLGRIEELSQAIFRDIFEKSAGQSMNLGELDKPLTSFFRSCVIEDLKRPVETST encoded by the exons ATGGATGTCAAGCTCGAGGAACTGTTTAAGAGCGTCTCGGAGAAGCAATGGAGGAAGTTTTTGTCAAG cgatactaaaaaacaaagagcatGGTTACGGAAACATTTACTTGTCTGTGCGACAGATCTTTTTTCCGCTTTGGTCTTGAACAAAGTACAGTGGAGGTCTATCACACTCAAGGTTGTCAAAGCCATTGTGGGTAACAGACTCTCCGAAGCTCTCGCAAAGTTCCTGGACATCCCAGAGATGGTGGACTCAAAAGCCGTTAAAATGTTGGAGAAACTAGTTGTCAAAGAAGTGATCAAAAGGATCCAACCCTCCACTGACACAGTCAATGTGAAGAAAGGCTCCTTTGTCAAGAGAAGCATTCATAGACTATTTTATAGGATTGATCAAATTGACCAGCAGCGACCTAAAATATCTGGCTTGATAAAACCAATCATTAAAGTAACTGGGAAACATggggtttttaaaaagtaccgTGGGGGAAGCTCCTGGTTCAAAAAGGGTATCCCCGAGTTACCAACCATTGTCGAAGTCTCTCAGAAGGAGGAAATGTTGGCTGAACTCAGCTATTTTGGATACACCATTCAGGGAGACACAAAGGAATTTGCAAAGATGTTAACTGATAGTGGAAAAGCCCACTATTATGAGAGATCACTGTTATCAAATGAGTTTGACTTCCAAGAACAGCTATCCCACGGAGGAGACCAAATATTTGAGAGTTCCTGTGAACACAACAGTTTTAACAGTGAGAACGATCAGGCTTGTGGTCAATCACAATTTACCACAGCTGAGAAGAAAAGCACGCAAGACCTCAGTTCAGAGAATCAACCCAGTAAAGCATATGTGAGCCAGATTATTGGGCTGGTTCTGTGTCAGGCCCTGGAATCATCAGATAAGATATGCCACTCTGACGTCTTCCAGGACATCTTCAAATGGACCCTTGAGAAAGTCTGGGATCAGGTTCAGGGGAAAGAAATACAATTTCGCTCAAGAGTAAGAAAGAAATACATCAAAAGAATCTTCTTGAGGCTTTGTAACGCAATATTCTGCACTGATAAAGACGCCTTGTGTTTACTAGTCATGAAAATCCCAGAGTTTGAAGAGACAATTGTGTCCTGTTTTGAGAAATACCTGTTAAAGAGAGTTAGCAAGGTGGAAAGATGTCATGACTTTTTAAGTGAcctttatagaaaaataaaatgttggtcGCGTGCTGATTTGGTAGAGTCATCCAATATGGAAAGTATAGTGATAGACGGAGAGgactttcaaataaattttctcCAGGGGAAAAGTAAAGCAGCAATAACTAGAAGTTCCACAGACATCCCAGAGATCACTGCTTGTTCTAGAGCTACAGGCAGATCCGAGAAACACCCTGAAGAGACACCAGGAGCAGAAAACGAGATAAAAATGGCCCTACAGACTCTCGTCAAAGTTCTG GAAATTTGGAATGACGTTCAGGACAAAGATGTCAAGTTGTCCTTGGGAAGGATTGAGGAGCTCAGCCAAGCAATTTTCAgggacatttttgaaaagagtGCAGGTCAAAGCATGAACCTGGGAGAATTGGATAAACCGCTGACAAGTTTTTTCAGGTCCTGTGTGATAGAAGATCTGAAGAGGCCAGTGGAGACATCTACTTGA
- the LOC122829382 gene encoding uncharacterized protein LOC122829382 isoform X4, which yields MDVKLEELFKSVSEKQWRKFLSSDTKKQRAWLRKHLLVCATDLFSALVLNKVQWRSITLKVVKAIVGNRLSEALAKFLDIPEMVDSKAVKMLEKLVVKEVIKRIQPSTDTVNVKKGSFVKRSIHRLFYRIDQIDQQRPKISGLIKPIIKVTGKHGVFKKYRGGSSWFKKGIPELPTIVEVSQKEEMLAELSYFGYTIQGDTKEFAKMLTDSGKAHYYERSLLSNEFDFQEQLSHGGDQIFESSCEHNSFNSENDQACGQSQFTTAEKKSTQDLSSENQPSKAYVSQIIGLVLCQALESSDKICHSDVFQDIFKWTLEKVWDQVQGKEIQFRSRVRKKYIKRIFLRLCNAIFCTDKDALCLLVMKIPEFEETIVSCFEKYLLKRVSKVERCHDFLSDLYRKIKCWSRADLVESSNMESIVIDGEDFQINFLQGKSKAAITRSSTDIPEITACSRATGRSEKHPEETPGAENEIKMALQTLVKVLVALFGGVLSVPHQLA from the exons ATGGATGTCAAGCTCGAGGAACTGTTTAAGAGCGTCTCGGAGAAGCAATGGAGGAAGTTTTTGTCAAG cgatactaaaaaacaaagagcatGGTTACGGAAACATTTACTTGTCTGTGCGACAGATCTTTTTTCCGCTTTGGTCTTGAACAAAGTACAGTGGAGGTCTATCACACTCAAGGTTGTCAAAGCCATTGTGGGTAACAGACTCTCCGAAGCTCTCGCAAAGTTCCTGGACATCCCAGAGATGGTGGACTCAAAAGCCGTTAAAATGTTGGAGAAACTAGTTGTCAAAGAAGTGATCAAAAGGATCCAACCCTCCACTGACACAGTCAATGTGAAGAAAGGCTCCTTTGTCAAGAGAAGCATTCATAGACTATTTTATAGGATTGATCAAATTGACCAGCAGCGACCTAAAATATCTGGCTTGATAAAACCAATCATTAAAGTAACTGGGAAACATggggtttttaaaaagtaccgTGGGGGAAGCTCCTGGTTCAAAAAGGGTATCCCCGAGTTACCAACCATTGTCGAAGTCTCTCAGAAGGAGGAAATGTTGGCTGAACTCAGCTATTTTGGATACACCATTCAGGGAGACACAAAGGAATTTGCAAAGATGTTAACTGATAGTGGAAAAGCCCACTATTATGAGAGATCACTGTTATCAAATGAGTTTGACTTCCAAGAACAGCTATCCCACGGAGGAGACCAAATATTTGAGAGTTCCTGTGAACACAACAGTTTTAACAGTGAGAACGATCAGGCTTGTGGTCAATCACAATTTACCACAGCTGAGAAGAAAAGCACGCAAGACCTCAGTTCAGAGAATCAACCCAGTAAAGCATATGTGAGCCAGATTATTGGGCTGGTTCTGTGTCAGGCCCTGGAATCATCAGATAAGATATGCCACTCTGACGTCTTCCAGGACATCTTCAAATGGACCCTTGAGAAAGTCTGGGATCAGGTTCAGGGGAAAGAAATACAATTTCGCTCAAGAGTAAGAAAGAAATACATCAAAAGAATCTTCTTGAGGCTTTGTAACGCAATATTCTGCACTGATAAAGACGCCTTGTGTTTACTAGTCATGAAAATCCCAGAGTTTGAAGAGACAATTGTGTCCTGTTTTGAGAAATACCTGTTAAAGAGAGTTAGCAAGGTGGAAAGATGTCATGACTTTTTAAGTGAcctttatagaaaaataaaatgttggtcGCGTGCTGATTTGGTAGAGTCATCCAATATGGAAAGTATAGTGATAGACGGAGAGgactttcaaataaattttctcCAGGGGAAAAGTAAAGCAGCAATAACTAGAAGTTCCACAGACATCCCAGAGATCACTGCTTGTTCTAGAGCTACAGGCAGATCCGAGAAACACCCTGAAGAGACACCAGGAGCAGAAAACGAGATAAAAATGGCCCTACAGACTCTCGTCAAAGTTCTG GTGGCGCTGTTTGGCGGTGTTCTCAGTGTTCCACACCAACTCGCCTGA
- the LOC122829382 gene encoding uncharacterized protein LOC122829382 isoform X3 translates to MDVKLEELFKSVSEKQWRKFLSSDTKKQRAWLRKHLLVCATDLFSALVLNKVQWRSITLKVVKAIVGNRLSEALAKFLDIPEMVDSKAVKMLEKLVVKEVIKRIQPSTDTVNVKKGSFVKRSIHRLFYRIDQIDQQRPKISGLIKPIIKVTGKHGVFKKYRGGSSWFKKGIPELPTIVEVSQKEEMLAELSYFGYTIQGDTKEFAKMLTDSGKAHYYERSLLSNEFDFQEQLSHGGDQIFESSCEHNSFNSENDQACGQSQFTTAEKKSTQDLSSENQPSKAYVSQIIGLVLCQALESSDKICHSDVFQDIFKWTLEKVWDQVQGKEIQFRSRVRKKYIKRIFLRLCNAIFCTDKDALCLLVMKIPEFEETIVSCFEKYLLKRVSKVERCHDFLSDLYRKIKCWSRADLVESSNMESIVIDGEDFQINFLQGKSKAAITRSSTDIPEITACSRATGRSEKHPEETPGAENEIKMALQTLVKVLEGGAVWRCSQCSTPTRLIMR, encoded by the exons ATGGATGTCAAGCTCGAGGAACTGTTTAAGAGCGTCTCGGAGAAGCAATGGAGGAAGTTTTTGTCAAG cgatactaaaaaacaaagagcatGGTTACGGAAACATTTACTTGTCTGTGCGACAGATCTTTTTTCCGCTTTGGTCTTGAACAAAGTACAGTGGAGGTCTATCACACTCAAGGTTGTCAAAGCCATTGTGGGTAACAGACTCTCCGAAGCTCTCGCAAAGTTCCTGGACATCCCAGAGATGGTGGACTCAAAAGCCGTTAAAATGTTGGAGAAACTAGTTGTCAAAGAAGTGATCAAAAGGATCCAACCCTCCACTGACACAGTCAATGTGAAGAAAGGCTCCTTTGTCAAGAGAAGCATTCATAGACTATTTTATAGGATTGATCAAATTGACCAGCAGCGACCTAAAATATCTGGCTTGATAAAACCAATCATTAAAGTAACTGGGAAACATggggtttttaaaaagtaccgTGGGGGAAGCTCCTGGTTCAAAAAGGGTATCCCCGAGTTACCAACCATTGTCGAAGTCTCTCAGAAGGAGGAAATGTTGGCTGAACTCAGCTATTTTGGATACACCATTCAGGGAGACACAAAGGAATTTGCAAAGATGTTAACTGATAGTGGAAAAGCCCACTATTATGAGAGATCACTGTTATCAAATGAGTTTGACTTCCAAGAACAGCTATCCCACGGAGGAGACCAAATATTTGAGAGTTCCTGTGAACACAACAGTTTTAACAGTGAGAACGATCAGGCTTGTGGTCAATCACAATTTACCACAGCTGAGAAGAAAAGCACGCAAGACCTCAGTTCAGAGAATCAACCCAGTAAAGCATATGTGAGCCAGATTATTGGGCTGGTTCTGTGTCAGGCCCTGGAATCATCAGATAAGATATGCCACTCTGACGTCTTCCAGGACATCTTCAAATGGACCCTTGAGAAAGTCTGGGATCAGGTTCAGGGGAAAGAAATACAATTTCGCTCAAGAGTAAGAAAGAAATACATCAAAAGAATCTTCTTGAGGCTTTGTAACGCAATATTCTGCACTGATAAAGACGCCTTGTGTTTACTAGTCATGAAAATCCCAGAGTTTGAAGAGACAATTGTGTCCTGTTTTGAGAAATACCTGTTAAAGAGAGTTAGCAAGGTGGAAAGATGTCATGACTTTTTAAGTGAcctttatagaaaaataaaatgttggtcGCGTGCTGATTTGGTAGAGTCATCCAATATGGAAAGTATAGTGATAGACGGAGAGgactttcaaataaattttctcCAGGGGAAAAGTAAAGCAGCAATAACTAGAAGTTCCACAGACATCCCAGAGATCACTGCTTGTTCTAGAGCTACAGGCAGATCCGAGAAACACCCTGAAGAGACACCAGGAGCAGAAAACGAGATAAAAATGGCCCTACAGACTCTCGTCAAAGTTCTG GAAGGTGGCGCTGTTTGGCGGTGTTCTCAGTGTTCCACACCAACTCGCCTGATAATGAGATAG
- the LOC122829382 gene encoding uncharacterized protein LOC122829382 isoform X1: protein MDVKLEELFKSVSEKQWRKFLSSDTKKQRAWLRKHLLVCATDLFSALVLNKVQWRSITLKVVKAIVGNRLSEALAKFLDIPEMVDSKAVKMLEKLVVKEVIKRIQPSTDTVNVKKGSFVKRSIHRLFYRIDQIDQQRPKISGLIKPIIKVTGKHGVFKKYRGGSSWFKKGIPELPTIVEVSQKEEMLAELSYFGYTIQGDTKEFAKMLTDSGKAHYYERSLLSNEFDFQEQLSHGGDQIFESSCEHNSFNSENDQACGQSQFTTAEKKSTQDLSSENQPSKAYVSQIIGLVLCQALESSDKICHSDVFQDIFKWTLEKVWDQVQGKEIQFRSRVRKKYIKRIFLRLCNAIFCTDKDALCLLVMKIPEFEETIVSCFEKYLLKRVSKVERCHDFLSDLYRKIKCWSRADLVESSNMESIVIDGEDFQINFLQGKSKAAITRSSTDIPEITACSRATGRSEKHPEETPGAENEIKMALQTLVKVLVSKMIEESACSFQAKHVDEFCDMMSQEIWNDVQDKDVKLSLGRIEELSQAIFRDIFEKSAGQSMNLGELDKPLTSFFRSCVIEDLKRPVETST, encoded by the exons ATGGATGTCAAGCTCGAGGAACTGTTTAAGAGCGTCTCGGAGAAGCAATGGAGGAAGTTTTTGTCAAG cgatactaaaaaacaaagagcatGGTTACGGAAACATTTACTTGTCTGTGCGACAGATCTTTTTTCCGCTTTGGTCTTGAACAAAGTACAGTGGAGGTCTATCACACTCAAGGTTGTCAAAGCCATTGTGGGTAACAGACTCTCCGAAGCTCTCGCAAAGTTCCTGGACATCCCAGAGATGGTGGACTCAAAAGCCGTTAAAATGTTGGAGAAACTAGTTGTCAAAGAAGTGATCAAAAGGATCCAACCCTCCACTGACACAGTCAATGTGAAGAAAGGCTCCTTTGTCAAGAGAAGCATTCATAGACTATTTTATAGGATTGATCAAATTGACCAGCAGCGACCTAAAATATCTGGCTTGATAAAACCAATCATTAAAGTAACTGGGAAACATggggtttttaaaaagtaccgTGGGGGAAGCTCCTGGTTCAAAAAGGGTATCCCCGAGTTACCAACCATTGTCGAAGTCTCTCAGAAGGAGGAAATGTTGGCTGAACTCAGCTATTTTGGATACACCATTCAGGGAGACACAAAGGAATTTGCAAAGATGTTAACTGATAGTGGAAAAGCCCACTATTATGAGAGATCACTGTTATCAAATGAGTTTGACTTCCAAGAACAGCTATCCCACGGAGGAGACCAAATATTTGAGAGTTCCTGTGAACACAACAGTTTTAACAGTGAGAACGATCAGGCTTGTGGTCAATCACAATTTACCACAGCTGAGAAGAAAAGCACGCAAGACCTCAGTTCAGAGAATCAACCCAGTAAAGCATATGTGAGCCAGATTATTGGGCTGGTTCTGTGTCAGGCCCTGGAATCATCAGATAAGATATGCCACTCTGACGTCTTCCAGGACATCTTCAAATGGACCCTTGAGAAAGTCTGGGATCAGGTTCAGGGGAAAGAAATACAATTTCGCTCAAGAGTAAGAAAGAAATACATCAAAAGAATCTTCTTGAGGCTTTGTAACGCAATATTCTGCACTGATAAAGACGCCTTGTGTTTACTAGTCATGAAAATCCCAGAGTTTGAAGAGACAATTGTGTCCTGTTTTGAGAAATACCTGTTAAAGAGAGTTAGCAAGGTGGAAAGATGTCATGACTTTTTAAGTGAcctttatagaaaaataaaatgttggtcGCGTGCTGATTTGGTAGAGTCATCCAATATGGAAAGTATAGTGATAGACGGAGAGgactttcaaataaattttctcCAGGGGAAAAGTAAAGCAGCAATAACTAGAAGTTCCACAGACATCCCAGAGATCACTGCTTGTTCTAGAGCTACAGGCAGATCCGAGAAACACCCTGAAGAGACACCAGGAGCAGAAAACGAGATAAAAATGGCCCTACAGACTCTCGTCAAAGTTCTGGTGAGCAAAATGATTGAAGAATCAGCTTGTAGCTTCCAGGCTAAACATGTTGATGAGTTCTGTGACATGATGTCCCAGGAAATTTGGAATGACGTTCAGGACAAAGATGTCAAGTTGTCCTTGGGAAGGATTGAGGAGCTCAGCCAAGCAATTTTCAgggacatttttgaaaagagtGCAGGTCAAAGCATGAACCTGGGAGAATTGGATAAACCGCTGACAAGTTTTTTCAGGTCCTGTGTGATAGAAGATCTGAAGAGGCCAGTGGAGACATCTACTTGA
- the si:dkey-32e6.3 gene encoding uncharacterized protein si:dkey-32e6.3 → MAEEHDGTESGSVCVPDRGTAGNPAVVIPRGLGSADHAPRKKLILHMDLNNTILVSDTVTGQGTVAALDYFLTTVTWGKMSKHGKWEWLSDSASLLPPCSDASSYYSQFGRSPGFTSVAGRRFKGLLEEHLELLRWPEGVKEDRQLSVKGEDGRLYHWILPSFFQLIRDLAWEGREFAIVFRTFGTDLPRVLKAMSRAVNEGAHPLFPDLPELKLRVDMTPGKIRCSKRGVVLSRAEERVSTCDGERGLYQYLSSVQGLGGFQDHFDWWATNGFSIRGGKPLWIDPFDQNVQHVFIDDNIRQNDEDTIVSPKVFLEPGGHDTRAACTAELYDISLVQTDLLRAISDRSYFTQRVHICLENYESNLWNGTV, encoded by the exons ATGGCGGAGGAACACGACGGAACAGAGAGTGGAAGTGTCTGTGTGCCGGATCGGGGGACAGCAGGTAACCCTGCGGTGGTAATCCCTCGGGGACTGGGCTCCGCAGATCACGCACCAAGGAAAAAGTTAATTCTACACATGGACCTGAACAACACCATCCTAGTCTCGGACACGGTGACCGGACAGGGGACGGTGGCTGCTCTGGATTACTTCCTCACCACCGTCACCTGGGGGAAGATGAGCAAACACG GAAAATGGGAATGGCTGAGTGACTCCGCCTCCCTGTTACCTCCCTGCAGCGACGCCTCCAGCTACTACTCTCAGTTTGGACGCTCACCAGGCTTCACCTCTGTTGCTGGGCGACGCTTCAAAGGCCTGTTGGAGGAACATCTGGAGCTGCTCCGCTGGCCTGAGGGCGTCAAG GAAGACAGACAGCTGTCTGTTAAAGGAGAAGATGGCCGACTCTACCACTGGATCCTCCCTTCCTTCTTCCAGCTAATCAGAGATCTGGCGTGGGAAGGACGGGAGTTTGCCATCGTTTTCCGCACGTTCGGGACAGACCTGCCTCGGGTGCTGAAGGCCATGTCCCGAGCAGTCAATGAGGGAGCTCACCCACTGTTCCCTGATCTGCCTGAGCTGAAG CTCAGAGTGGATATGACTCCGGGTAAGATCCGCTGTAGCAAACGAGGGGTCGTCCTGAGCCGGGCTGAAGAGCGTGTGTCCACTTGTGATGGAGAGAGAGGACTCTACCAGTACTTGAGTTCTGTGCAGGGTCTCGGTGGTTTCCAGGACCACTTTGACTG GTGGGCTACCAACGGCTTCTCCATCCGAGGAGGGAAGCCCCTGTGGATTGACCCCTTTGACCAGAATGTTCAGCATGTCTTTATAGACGACAATATCCGACAAAATGATGAGGACACCATTGTTAGTCCAAAG GTGTTCCTGGAGCCCGGCGGCCATGACACCCGTGCAGCGTGCACTGCGGAGCTGTACGACATCTCCTTGGTCCAGACCGACCTCCTACGAGCCATTTCTGATCGCAGCTACTTCACCCAGCGCGTTCACATCTGCCTGGAAAACTATGAGAGTAACCTCTGGAATGGGACAGTCTAG